The following are encoded in a window of Prosthecodimorpha staleyi genomic DNA:
- a CDS encoding ABC transporter substrate-binding protein, translating to MSKTTIRTAALALAALTLGAGSAFAQDLTITSWGGAYQKSQDEAYFKPYTAKTKIKITQEEYNGEISKIRAMVESGKTTWDAIDVDAATAQQGCDEGILLQIDYSKFGGKDKFVKGSTFECAVPTIIYSTIYAYDADKIKDGPKTIGDLFDTKKWPGKRALQKTPFGNLEFALMADGVPVDKVYEVLKTKEGVDRAFKKLDTIKKDVVWWEAGAQPPQLLASGEVVMATAWNGRIFGANKTDKRNFKIVWDGQLQDWDLWAIPKGVKSLDATYAFLQFASSPEQQAEQTKYISYGPALAAATPHIAPDILKDLPTAPENAKTALANDPVFWGDNGEELRKRFNTWLAQ from the coding sequence ATGTCCAAGACGACCATCCGTACGGCCGCCCTGGCGCTGGCCGCGCTGACCCTCGGCGCGGGTTCGGCATTCGCCCAGGATCTGACCATCACCTCCTGGGGCGGAGCCTACCAGAAGAGCCAGGACGAGGCCTACTTCAAGCCCTATACGGCGAAGACCAAGATCAAGATCACTCAGGAAGAGTATAACGGCGAGATCTCCAAGATCCGCGCCATGGTCGAATCCGGCAAGACCACCTGGGACGCCATCGACGTCGATGCCGCCACGGCGCAGCAGGGCTGCGACGAAGGCATCCTGCTGCAGATCGACTATTCCAAGTTCGGCGGCAAGGACAAGTTCGTGAAGGGCTCGACCTTCGAATGCGCCGTGCCGACGATCATCTATTCGACGATCTATGCCTATGACGCTGACAAGATCAAGGACGGCCCGAAGACCATCGGCGACCTGTTCGACACCAAGAAGTGGCCGGGCAAGCGCGCCCTGCAGAAGACCCCGTTCGGCAATCTCGAATTCGCCCTGATGGCCGACGGCGTTCCGGTCGACAAGGTCTACGAGGTGCTGAAGACCAAGGAAGGCGTCGATCGCGCCTTCAAGAAGCTCGACACCATCAAGAAGGACGTCGTCTGGTGGGAGGCCGGCGCGCAGCCGCCGCAGCTGCTCGCCTCCGGCGAGGTGGTGATGGCGACCGCCTGGAACGGCCGCATCTTCGGCGCCAACAAGACCGACAAGCGCAACTTCAAGATCGTCTGGGACGGCCAGTTGCAGGACTGGGACCTGTGGGCGATCCCGAAGGGCGTGAAGAGTCTCGACGCGACCTATGCGTTCCTGCAGTTCGCCTCCTCGCCCGAGCAGCAGGCCGAGCAGACCAAGTACATCTCCTACGGCCCGGCTCTCGCCGCCGCGACGCCGCATATCGCGCCGGACATCCTGAAGGATCTGCCGACCGCGCCGGAAAACGCCAAGACCGCTCTCGCCAACGACCCGGTCTTCTGGGGCGACAACGGCGAGGAACTGCGCAAGCGCTTCAACACCTGGCTCGCCCAGTGA
- a CDS encoding ABC transporter permease, translated as MSSTTAPALAAGTGPDGLSLKASLARAERRSRLVSLALVTPLLLFIVASFCIPLGFMLYRAIDNPEVAETLPATVAAMKGWTQGGVPEEPVFAALAADLIAAQKARTTGLVGKRVNYEIPGARSKFLKVGRELERAPAGGPWKPIFEKSDPQWTDPVFWSALKRIGQPMTAFYLLSAVDLRLDQTGALTRQVPDQAIFLDVLFRTLWISLLVTVSTLVLGYPIAHLLASLPPRHANLLMLLVLLPFTTSILVRTTAWVVLLQTNGVLNDVMVWLGLLDERIQLIYNRFGTVLAMTHIQLPFTVLPIYSVMKGISPAHMRAARSLGAGPVYAFTRVYMPQTLPGVGAGCLLTFILSLGYYITPALVGGPLDQMISYFVALYTNRELNWGQASALGAVLLAVTMVFYAIFNRLVGIDKVKLG; from the coding sequence ATGAGCTCAACGACCGCCCCTGCCCTTGCCGCCGGCACCGGACCGGACGGCCTTTCGCTGAAGGCGAGCCTCGCCCGGGCGGAACGCCGCAGCCGGCTGGTCTCCCTCGCGCTGGTCACGCCGCTGCTCCTGTTCATCGTCGCCAGCTTCTGCATCCCTCTCGGCTTCATGCTCTACCGGGCGATCGACAATCCCGAGGTGGCCGAGACCCTGCCGGCGACCGTCGCCGCCATGAAGGGCTGGACCCAGGGCGGCGTTCCCGAAGAACCCGTCTTCGCCGCGCTCGCCGCCGACCTGATCGCAGCCCAGAAGGCGCGCACCACCGGCCTCGTCGGCAAGCGCGTCAACTACGAGATCCCGGGCGCCCGCTCGAAATTCCTCAAGGTCGGCCGCGAACTGGAACGCGCCCCGGCCGGCGGTCCCTGGAAGCCGATCTTCGAGAAGAGCGACCCGCAATGGACTGACCCGGTCTTCTGGTCGGCGCTGAAGCGGATCGGCCAGCCGATGACGGCGTTCTACCTGCTCTCCGCCGTCGACCTGCGCCTCGACCAGACCGGCGCCCTGACCCGCCAGGTGCCAGACCAGGCGATCTTCCTCGACGTGCTGTTCCGCACGCTCTGGATCAGCCTCCTGGTGACGGTCTCGACGCTGGTGCTCGGCTATCCGATCGCCCATCTGCTGGCGAGCCTGCCGCCGCGCCACGCCAATCTCCTGATGCTCCTGGTGCTGCTGCCCTTCACCACCTCGATCCTGGTGCGCACCACCGCCTGGGTGGTGCTCCTGCAGACCAACGGCGTGCTCAACGACGTGATGGTCTGGCTCGGGCTGCTCGATGAGCGCATCCAGCTGATCTACAATCGCTTCGGCACCGTCCTGGCGATGACCCACATCCAGCTGCCGTTCACGGTGCTGCCGATCTACAGCGTGATGAAGGGCATCTCGCCGGCCCATATGCGCGCTGCGCGCTCTCTCGGTGCCGGCCCGGTCTATGCCTTCACGCGGGTTTACATGCCGCAGACGCTGCCCGGGGTCGGCGCCGGCTGCCTGCTCACCTTCATCCTGTCGCTCGGCTATTACATCACCCCGGCCCTGGTCGGCGGTCCGCTCGACCAGATGATCAGCTATTTCGTCGCGCTCTACACCAACCGCGAGCTGAACTGGGGCCAGGCCTCGGCACTCGGCGCCGTGCTCCTGGCGGTGACCATGGTGTTCTACGCGATCTTCAACCGCCTCGTCGGCATCGACAAGGTCAAGCTCGGGTAG